The genomic segment GATATGATTTTTCACAGTTGGTGTCTTCGTTGTCGTCACTCTCGGAAAAGTCAAACAAACGCGCGCGTGCGTGGCACTTGGGGAATATGTATTAGTAGGCAACTAAACTCTGATTTAGTAACTAAGTTAGACAGTGATAATAATTACAATTCTAGTTTGATATGTGTGGATGACATATAATAATAACCAATTTTGAATATGTgattttattagtattattttacaACATCTTTGTAATGTTATTTTCGACCATATTATCTTTATCTTATCTATGGTTTTAGTTTATTTCAACTTCTTTTCATGATTTGTATATTCCTTCTTGTATTCTGATCACATACATAgtatatttttagatttgacTAGTAGTATTAAAGCACTAGACTACTCTAAAATCCTTACactttacatttttgtttgatttgtctttacattgttttttttgttgcaattaTCACAAACAGCACAACTTTTTTTAGACTAAGTGAACAGTTCTCCTATAATCATGGCAATGTTATTAGACAATAAATACTATTTCATCGGCCATATTGATATCTAACTTCAGCTTCCGTGAACACTAGAATGAACAGTTAAGTAAAATCGAAAGAACAAAGCAGATAGGTTTTTcctttgtgattaaaaaaacaaggtttaaaaacaacacaaaagtgGCACACTGGCAGAGTTATGTGGAGGAATACAAATTCCCACGGAGAAAACCAATAGCGAAGAAGAAACAACTTCAACTGTATGCGACAAGATCAAATGGTAAAACAACAAGTTAAGAGAGGTTCAAGGAAGCCAGTTGCTCGGCTGCACCACCAGCAGCAACACTCCTTAGAACATCCATAGCCTCTGCAACTTTGGCCTTGAGAGCTTCCGGTGACTCCAACAGATGAAGCACTTCTGTCTGGTCCATCTCCAAAAGCATTCCAGTTACTTTGGCTGCAGACTCTGCCTCAACCTGCTCCACCAACGGGTACAGATTCTCACCCAGCATCTGTACACACACCAACAaaagtcccaacattattataaatcaaaacaaaaccaatcacTATTTGATCTGTTAGAGATTCTCTCACCGTCCTCTGCTGCTCTGGACTAGCATTCGCCAGATTTGAAGCCAAAGCTCCAATAGGCAATGGCATGTTGTTCCCCATGTCATATGAAGGCACATCACCACTACCACCACGTCCTTGCCCTTGTGGATACCGGAACATCCGACCCCTTGGATGCATCTAACCACCAGCCAAACAGATAAATCATACGAACAAATAATTTAGAGAGAACTGAGCAAGTAAAGCAGCATTCTTTGCAACTAAATAAGGAAACGAGAATAACCTGTTGCTGCATCATGGAATTTTGCTGCTGGGGCTGTTGGATTCCCCCACCGCGTCTTCCTCCTCCAGGacgctgctgctgttgctgaaCCATAGGCATGAAAAAATTGGGTACAGGCCCTCCACCAGGTCTCATCCCAGGAACAAGCTGCTGTTGGTACCCAAACCCAGGCTGTGGCATTTCACAATCACAAGTTAATATAATCCCAAcagtttcaaaataaaattggaaatGCTCAAGTATGAGTAAAGCAACTATTGAgctaaaaagtttaaaaacttCTCCAGTGAATTAAAAGCATCTAGTTGCTTGTAATGCATTATACCATTAACATATATCTTTGAGCAAAATCGCACAAGGCTACCTAATGTAAAGCAAACATGATGAATTTACCTGGGGAGGAATCATGTTAGGAGGGGCCTGACCATAGAACATTTGTTGTCCAATACCAGGACCACCCGGGGGATACATTGGCATGCGGGGACCAACAGATGGCGGCATTGCAACTGGCCTCACTTGGGAGAATTGAGCCTATTCACATCATGTAGAAAATCAGAAGCAGGAGATGGCAAATAAGATATGTATGTGATACAAATACtagaaaatttgttgttttgcttcATACATTATTGtcattgttaaataaaaatgggTACGAATTGAAGCAATTTTTATAATCTCATGACAGTTTCATGCACAATTTATTTGCAGAAGTTCTTACTCAGAGCTTATAACATTTCTATATCTACGAAATACCATATAATTTCCAAATGACATGAGTAGAGCCTGGGTTATAAAGATGTCTCAgcatcaaatttgaaaattatatgcAGGGACCATTTTAAGACTTAGTTATGATGGGTCCAATTGTGTAGAATTGACACACCAATAGACAATAGGATTCGTAGGTATATCACAAGATGAGGTGATTCAAAGAGAGGCAAACCTGTAGTCTGACCCTTCTGTCTTCCTTCCGCTGTGCAATAGCAACATAGAGTGGCTTGCTTTCAATCATTTTACCGCTCAACTGTGACATCTGTACAGAATTCCAATGTTACTAACAACCAAAGTGCATTTCCTCACACATAAAACTCAACAAGACAATACAACTAACTTACAGCTTCAGTTGCTTCTTCGGGAATTGAGAAAGCAACAAAACCCGAGCCTTTGCTTGTTCCATTAGGATCCCGCATCACCTGTAATATTATATGAAAGATCTTCTTAAATAGTGAATTCGCAAGGTCAATTCACTacagataaaaagagagaaggtATTGGACCTTGCAAGATGTAACGGTACCAAAAGGAGAAAAGATCTCTTTGAGTTTCTCGTCTGAAATGCTAGGATCCAAATTCTTCACATAcaagtttgaactttgaaactTGTCTGCAGCTTCCTTCAAATTCTGTTCATAACGAACCCTTAGTTCTGTTTCCCTCTCGGACTTCTTCTGGGCTCTACCAACATACCACTCCTTATCATCAAATTTGTGCCCATTGAGAGCCTCCACAGCTTTAGCAGCATCATCAGCATTTTCAAAGTTAACAAAACCAAAGCCCTTAGACTTCCCATCTCCATCTTTCATCACCACAGCACTTGTTATCTTTCCATACTCGGCAAAGGCAGTCTTCAAGTCATCATCTGTAGTATTTTCACCGAGATTCTTCACGTACACATTggtgaatttggttttgttcgCAGTTGAGTCTCTTTCTTGTCTCCTCAGGAAAGGACCCACATACACTTGCTTGTCATTTAGCAACATGCCGTTCAGTTTCTCTATAGCTTTCTGGGCAGATTCTTCACTGGCATATTGCACAAAACCATAGCCTTTGGATTGGCCTGAGGAATCAACAGCTACCTTACATGACACAATGTTTCCAAATGTTGAAAAGGTATCATGCAGCGCCTTGTGGTCGATGGAGTCGTCCAAATTCTGCATATTCATAGCCAGGTTTAGCACCAGAATGAAAGAACGAACACTCCAAGAAATACACAGCAAAAGAAATCAACAGACAAGACAAGAGAAGCAAGCATACCTTGATAAAAATGTTCCCAGCGCCACTACGGCGAACACTAGGATCACGATGAGAGTACATAACCCTGATAGGTTTACCATAAAGAGGTATGTAATTCAGTTCTTGGATCGCTCTCGCAGCTGCAACAAAGACACGAGAGATAAAAGTACAATCAGAAACAGCATAAGAGTACGAATGAGAAAGAGTGATTAAGAAGAGGACACGTTTTCCCGCAATAGCATCAACGACATTGCATATAAACAAACACCAGAAAGTATCAACCTTTTCACACACCCAGGTCAAAACCAGTATCAGTACTACccaacaaaccctaaaaattggtAATCAAGCAcattgcatatatatagaaacactAGAAAGTATCGACATTTCCAACACACCCAAGAGTTCAAATCCAGAATTAGTACTATCGagcaaaccctaaaaattggtAATTGGCTAATTGAATGTCCAGATTCAGGATACTAACCATCTTGCGGATTGGTGAAGTTAACGTATCCATAGCCAAGGGATCTGCGAGTGGCCAAATCCCTACAGATACGAACAGAGACCACTTGACCCATTTGGCTAAACGCATCAAAAAGCTGCGAGTCCGTCACATTGAGATCAAGATCTCCCACATAAAGCGACGTGGTACCGAACTGGGTAGCGGCGGCTGCTCCCCCTGAAGTCACCGGTGCAGAAGTGACAGCCACGGTCGAACCATTCGCAGCCTGACCCTGAAGTTGAACCTGAGCcattctctctccttttttttttggggttttcgaaattttttgacttttttttggggttttagtTATTCTTCCCTCCCCTCTCGTTATTAGAgagaaaccaaatcaagaaaccctagaaactgaTACAACAAAAGAAACCGAATCGGAAGGCAAAATCTTTAAAAGCTAAGcaaagtttttatcttttttctgtttttttttgggggtataTCAGAGGAGAGGGAAGATGAAATAGGGTAAGAGATTGCCGGCGGCTATGCCTGCGACGGCGAAGTGTGCGATAATGGAGGCGTGACTCTGAGAGATTGCTAAAGAAGGAATACTGTTTCTCTATTCTCTGCTTTTATATtccaaccaaaatattatttttcctaatattttatttctcgAGAGAACCCTAGGAGATGTGGTAGAAGATCTCAGCCGTTGGATTGAGTCTGTGTAGTAAAACGTAAAGATTTCGATTTTCACAGTTGGTGATAAGGTCGTCACTTTCGGACAAGTCAAACAGATGCGCGCGTGCGTGGCACTTGGGAATATTCAATTACTAGCAAACAGCAACTTAACTCTGATTAGTAGTAGTAACCAAATTAATTATACAGACAGTGATGTTAATAACtacatttcaaatttgatatgTGCTGATGACATATACTAATAACTAATTTTGAATAGttgaattttgattattttacaatatctttgtaatttttattttcgattgtattatggtttcatttttgacAAAATACTAATTTCTTTCTAAACTTCTTGTTGGGTTGCACGTCGAAGCCTTAGTCTATTATCAACATCTCCCTCACGTCCTATCAAGACACCATCTCCTGCATCCTCACTGCTTTGGTTTTCGTTAGCCGCCAAAGCAGCTTCCCCAAAGTTATCGAGTCTCCGACCAATGAGATAACGGTCATCACGGATAGAGTTGTGAAGGTTTCTGAACCAAACATTGCATCTTTTTGCACAGAAGCAAAAGAGCATCACCGAGAGACAACCTATCCATGCGAATCTGTAAACAGCCGAGTTCACAACTACCGGATATCCAAGCATTGGGAACACTCCTCTTGCCAGCACATAAGGCACGCATAAAGCTGTTAGGAGTTTCATCATGATCGGGAACTCAATCTCTTTAAGTACCCATAACCCTTGAAGCCTTAAGAAGCCATCTTCTCTTACCCTCTCAAACTTTTCCCTCCAGCTATCATCCACTATTGGACGCATATGATCTAACAGAACCTGTCCATTATCGATGTTTTAAGTGACAAGATCTTTTATGCAGGCAAAAATTGCTAACAGAAGAGAGAAAACTAACCAGTCTTGTCCAGATCTTCCAAAACATGAGTCCAAGTGCCCAGTCTTGATACAGAAGGAATACAGGGGTTTCATCAACTGGGACTCTTATTGGGACAATCACCAACAGCTCAATCAGACGTCCAATTAGTACTGGAATGATAAAAACCTGTTTAACCACATTGTCCAGGATTAAAGTATAGTTTGGAGTATCttaaaaattggaaaataacAGCTCAAACCACTTACCCATATGGCTAACAACACCGAGCTCTTGAATATAATTCCAcaccatatacatatatgtttaagCAAGACTGAAGTACTCTTCGACTTGACATGCTCAATAGTGTGACTGGCCCCATATATGGTAGTCAGAAAGGCATATGTCCCAATGAAGAAAGCATACAGGTCTACAGATTTAGGAATTTCTGTTAGTAATGTTTATAACGTGTAACGGTTTAAAAGAATGTGTAGCACAAGACCAAAATTAATAGAGACATTACCATTGCATTTGATGCCATGAGTTATCGGTAGAAGTGGGATGGCACTGAACAGAGCACGTCCAAGTGAAACTGGTACAACTATCAGTGCTaaagtgaagagaagaagagtcacCCATGCAACAAGTAGAAGAAGGATTATCCGGGCCACAAAGTTGTACCTGCTAAAACATTACGTTCATTACAGGAGAAGACCTAGTCAACACTATATACCAAACAAACTCATTTTAGTAATTACAAGCATCAAAACAAGCTATTAGCTTATTTCTTAAGCAAGAACTTACGCTAAATCAGATtgtttttcatcatcttcatattCCTCACCCGTGTTGCCACTCCCAGCGCGGAGGATACTTCTGTTAGGGTCATCAGCCGCTGGAAGAGCAGCCATGGGCCTGTCTGATCCACCTACCTGCAATACTTGTGCTCTGTTCTGCCTTCTTGGTTCATCATTTCCATTTTCCTGACCAATGTTGTCCTCTGGTTTCGGCAAGAGGAAGTCTGTCAAACCAAGCACCCAACCAACGCCGGTGACCCAGCAGCGTAAAAGGGATGTAACGTTGGTAGAGAGACTGAAATGCTCGATAAGAAATTGTATGCACATTTGAAACAGAAGCATGTCGACTGGAATCTCAGTGAATGGGTCGGATATACTGCATACATGTAGAAGTTAGAAAAAAGAGCTACTTCAACACAAAATCTCCAAAACAAGAGAATAGCCAATATTTCTTACGATATGTCgaatgggaagattgatggAGCTATCAGGGTTGTAAATTTGAGTGGTAAACATACCAGCATGAAAATCAAACTTCCATAAACTGAATTTACTAAGAAAACCTTACGAGCTTGCTTATGTACTGGAGTATCAATCAAATCTTGGAAAAATTCGACATTAGGATCCTCAAGATCATCAAGGAAATGCAAAAGTCCAGGGCGAAGAACCTGCATTTGAC from the Camelina sativa cultivar DH55 chromosome 12, Cs, whole genome shotgun sequence genome contains:
- the LOC104729828 gene encoding probable E3 ubiquitin ligase SUD1 produces the protein MDPTFATASVEDEEDICRICRNPGDADHPLRYPCICRGSIKFVHQDCLLQWLNHRKALHCEICKYPFSFSPVYAENTPTMLPLHEFVIAMGMKTCRVIHLFLRWSFVLSIWLIVTPSITFWIWRLAFVRSFGEAKSLLLSHISTKVILIDCVLGFLLWAVVFFFDFRENILRNNLKDLFTRLLELIEDEEDRDDDDDDVPLDWLVRVQGPVLHLVVFLHNMVFRLVLNPFTVLADNLIFLGFVIFVPFTLGRVTLYLVSWLFTAGRAPVVSDLTNEGHGNRLLGQLTDLMRVNGSELHGAKNILSLAADILKGSLAAGGSKLVFDVTTLTVGYMFIVFLMFLYLGVVALIRYAKGELTVGRFYDITVPSLIRQSLAAMRHLMTMNKVAFFLVFEFGVFPLMCGWSLDVCTVRMFDKTISHRVQFLSISPLASSLVHWVLGLICTLYINFFESLLGEVLRPGLLHFLDDLEDPNVEFFQDLIDTPVHKQARKVFLVNSVYGSLIFMLVCLPLKFTTLIAPSIFPFDISISDPFTEIPVDMLLFQMCIQFLIEHFSLSTNVTSLLRCWVTGVGWVLGLTDFLLPKPEDNIGQENGNDEPRRQNRAQVLQVGGSDRPMAALPAADDPNRSILRAGSGNTGEEYEDDEKQSDLARYNFVARIILLLLVAWVTLLLFTLALIVVPVSLGRALFSAIPLLPITHGIKCNDLYAFFIGTYAFLTTIYGASHTIEHVKSKSTSVLLKHICIWCGIIFKSSVLLAIWVFIIPVLIGRLIELLVIVPIRVPVDETPVFLLYQDWALGLMFWKIWTRLVLLDHMRPIVDDSWREKFERVREDGFLRLQGLWVLKEIEFPIMMKLLTALCVPYVLARGVFPMLGYPVVVNSAVYRFAWIGCLSVMLFCFCAKRCNVWFRNLHNSIRDDRYLIGRRLDNFGEAALAANENQSSEDAGDGVLIGREGDVDNRLRLRRATQQEV
- the LOC104729827 gene encoding polyadenylate-binding protein 2; protein product: MAQVQLQGQAANGSTVAVTSAPVTSGGAAAATQFGTTSLYVGDLDLNVTDSQLFDAFSQMGQVVSVRICRDLATRRSLGYGYVNFTNPQDAARAIQELNYIPLYGKPIRVMYSHRDPSVRRSGAGNIFIKNLDDSIDHKALHDTFSTFGNIVSCKVAVDSSGQSKGYGFVQYASEESAQKAIEKLNGMLLNDKQVYVGPFLRRQERDSTANKTKFTNVYVKNLGENTTDDDLKTAFAEYGKITSAVVMKDGDGKSKGFGFVNFENADDAAKAVEALNGHKFDDKEWYVGRAQKKSERETELRVRYEQNLKEAADKFQSSNLYVKNLDPSISDEKLKEIFSPFGTVTSCKVMRDPNGTSKGSGFVAFSIPEEATEAMSQLSGKMIESKPLYVAIAQRKEDRRVRLQAQFSQVRPVAMPPSVGPRMPMYPPGGPGIGQQMFYGQAPPNMIPPQPGFGYQQQLVPGMRPGGGPVPNFFMPMVQQQQQRPGGGRRGGGIQQPQQQNSMMQQQMHPRGRMFRYPQGQGRGGSGDVPSYDMGNNMPLPIGALASNLANASPEQQRTMLGENLYPLVEQVEAESAAKVTGMLLEMDQTEVLHLLESPEALKAKVAEAMDVLRSVAAGGAAEQLASLNLS